One genomic window of Dermacentor andersoni chromosome 8, qqDerAnde1_hic_scaffold, whole genome shotgun sequence includes the following:
- the LOC126528885 gene encoding amine sulfotransferase-like produces the protein MLCSKRPLMQDIDGDLYNFHFNSEMICEALAFKLRPGGVIEVSYLSSGTRWMRHVIQLISYKGNSTNSYDEFRARSLFLEHLGKLADVVTSTPQLILTNILPGKLVTIADAKYGYVAWNPWDVSCSSYSISMKLRELIERMSFDDFVSMFLDGRVGVGPYFEHVHAGYVRRKDPNFFFVTYEEMVRDCESVVLRLADFLDGDYGKSLPRNTELLSLPGDVAKVVYKRARRQPYAVTTTKYGYRQ, from the coding sequence ATGCTGTGCAGCAAGCGACCACTTATGCAGGACATCGATGGCGACCTCTACAATTTTCACTTCAACTCGGAAATGATCTGCGAAGCCCTCGCTTTCAAGCTCCGCCCAGGTGGCGTCATTGAGGTGAGCTACCTATCTTCAGGAACCCGCTGGATGCGTCACGTGATACAACTCATCTCTTACAAGGGCAACAGCACCAACTCGTACGACGAGTTCCGTGCAAGGTCGCTATTTCTCGAGCATCTTGGAAAACTAGCCGACGTAGTGACGTCAACGCCGCAGCTTATACTGACGAACATCCTTCCAGGAAAGCTTGTAACGATAGCGGACGCGAAGTACGGCTACGTCGCTTGGAACCCGTGGGACGTTTCCTGCTCTTCCTACAGTATCAGCATGAAGCTGCGTGAACTGATTGAGCGAATGTCCTTTGACGACTTCGTGTCCATGTTTCTTGACGGGCGCGTCGGCGTTGGCCCGTACTTTGAGCACGTGCATGCTGGCTACGTGAGAAGAAAGGACCCGAACTTTTTCTTTGTGACATACGAAGAGATGGTGAGGGACTGCGAGAGCGTTGTCCTGCGGCTGGCAGACTTCTTGGATGGCGACTACGGCAAATCTCTTCCCAGAAATACGGAACTCCTCAGCCTACCAGGGGATGTGGCAAAGGTTGTGTACAAGcgtgcacgacgccagccgtacgcagTCACTACAACCAAATATGGTTATAGGCAATAA